The DNA window ACTGCATGGTGACCAGCGGCGAGGCCGGCATCGACGCGATGGCGCCCGACGAGTGCCGCCGGGTCCGCGAGGCCGAGCAGGTCGCGTCGGCCGCCATCGTCGGCGTGACCGAGGTGGAGTTCCTGGGCCTGCCCGACGGGATCCTGGAGTACGGCGTACCGCTGCGGCGCGAGATCGCCCACGTCGTACGACGCCATCGGCCCGACATCGTGATCACCGGGAACTTCCAGGACACCTGGGGCGGCAGGAACCTCAACCAGGCCGACCACATCGCGGCCGGCCGGGCCACGCTCGACGCGGTGCGCGACGCCGCGAACCGGTGGGTCTTCCACGAGCAGCTCGTCGACGGGCTGGAGCCGTGGGGCGGGGTGCGCGAGGTCTGGGCGTGCGGCTCGCCGAGCTCGGGGCACGCGGTCGACACCACGGACACGTTCGACGCGGGTGTCGCCTCGTTGGAGGCGCACGGCGCCTACATCGACGGCCTCGGCTGGCAGGACTTCGACGCCCGGGAGTTCCTGGAGGGCATGGCGAGGCAGACCGGTCAGCGGCTGGGCACGACGTTCGCCGCGCCGTTCGAGGTCTTCCCGATGGGCTGGGGCGAGTAGACGGTCGGCGCCGCCGTGCGCAAGACAAACCGCCCCTGACCTGCATCGCAGGTCAGAGGCGGTTGCGCTGGCTCCCCCGGTTGGACTCGAACCAACAACCCTCCGATTAACAGTCGAATGCTCTGCCAGTTGAGCTACAGGGGATCGGTGCAGCCCGCATAGGTTAGCAATGACGTCGGGGTGTGAAAAATCGAGGGCTCAGCCGAGCCCGACGTCGGCCTGCGCGGCCTCGAGGGCCCTGGCTGCGGCCTCCTGGACGGCCGGATCGGCGGGGTCGACGCCCTCGTCGTACTCGTAGATCCACTGGACCGGCTGGTCGCCGCTGGGGGCGCGGCGAGCGATCACGCGGACGCCGCGGCGACCGGCGATCGGCACGTGGCGCTGCAGGACGACGCTGGCGGTCACGCGCTCGCGGACCAGCTCCAGCAGCAGGCCGGGAGCCTCGATCGTGAAGTGGTGGTCCGGCCGCACCTCGCCCCAGGAGCCGACCTCGGTGACGTGCAGCGTCGAGGAGTCCTGATCCCAGTCGGCGGCCTGGACCTCCTCCCACGGGATCCGGATCGTCTCCTCGAGGCCGAGGGCGCCGCCACCGCGGGCGCGCACCAGGTAGAGCGCGTCGCGGGTGCCGCCGAGGTGGCCCTCCGCGGCCACGGCATCGGCGAGCAGGCGCTCGCCGCGCTCGACCCGGATCGGCGGGCGCTCCCGGCGGAGCCTCACTGGGTCGGCCCCGCGAGACGGTCACGCAGCGCGCGGCGGTGCGCCTCCAGCGCGGCGAGCTCCCCGAACATCTTGTTGAACTCGTCGGGGTTCTCGACCGGGTTGGTGCGCTGCAGCTTGGACTTGATCGCGGAGATCCGACGCGCCGCCGTCAGCTCCATCAGTCGGAAGATGTGCTCGGCGACGTACGCCGCGTCCGGGACCTTCTTGAGCGGCTCGACGCCGATCGCGCCGATCACGGACGCGACCTCCGGGTCGGCCGCGGAGTCGCGGAGCTTGTTGGCCCACCCCGGGTCACCCGCGCCGGCGACCGAGCCGCCCGCGCCCTCGACGAGCTCCCACACGGCGCGGTAGGTGGGGTGCGTGAAGTCGTTGGGACCGAGGTCGGTGGTGGCCCGGCCGATCGCCATCGGGTGCTGGATGACCAGCTTGAGCGTCTCGCGCTCGGTCTCGAAGCGCGGGTCGCGCAGGTCGGGGAGGTTGCTGCGCGGAGGCGCGGGAGGCGGCGTACCGGCCGCGGCACCGCGGGCGTCGCGCTCCTGCCGGGACGCCGAGCGCCGGACCTCCGCGCGGGCCTCGTCGACGTCGATGCCGATCATCCCCGCGATCTCGCGCGCGAAGGCGTCGACCTTGGACCGGTCGCGGATGCTCGAGACGAGACGTGCGCTCTCGCGCAGCGCGTCGACCCGGCCGTCGGCGCGGTCGAGGTCGTACTTGCCGACGATGTTGGAGAGCACGAACCGGTAGAGCGGCACCCGGCGGGCGACGAGCTCGCGCACGGCGGCGTCGC is part of the Nocardioides conyzicola genome and encodes:
- a CDS encoding PIG-L deacetylase family protein, with translation MDIDRLEPLDEEWERALCVVAHPDDLEFGAAAAIARWTGQGKEIVYCMVTSGEAGIDAMAPDECRRVREAEQVASAAIVGVTEVEFLGLPDGILEYGVPLRREIAHVVRRHRPDIVITGNFQDTWGGRNLNQADHIAAGRATLDAVRDAANRWVFHEQLVDGLEPWGGVREVWACGSPSSGHAVDTTDTFDAGVASLEAHGAYIDGLGWQDFDAREFLEGMARQTGQRLGTTFAAPFEVFPMGWGE